The Colletotrichum higginsianum IMI 349063 chromosome 2, whole genome shotgun sequence genome has a segment encoding these proteins:
- a CDS encoding Isoflavone reductase — MTYQKILLLGSTGSLGTKVLEALIANGSFEVAVLLRKALPETPSGVKATVVDFDSADALTASMRGQDVVIDATAAADPQVSIRLMDAAASAGVKRFIPSEFGIDHTNRKVRSLPVFQGKDAAMHHLQKLAGDGRLSFTAISNFAFLDWGLWTGFLNIDLANKKVDLMNDGSVPMYCTVLSSVATAVVTSILKSEETKNRVCYIYNIHKSQAEIAALAQEALGAEGWQTTSTDMHKAFENARAEWSAGHISPQVAGDIIRYAASTPGFVEKLEHDDNDLLNVSPLTDEEVKQIIKEVYLQVKAT; from the exons ATGACTTACCAAAAGATTCTTCTCCTCGGA TCTACCGGAAGCCTCGGCACCAAGGTTCTCGAGGCTCTTATTGCCAACGGTAGCTTTGAGGTTGCTGTGCTTCTTCGCAAAGCCCTCCCGGAGACCCCATCGGGTGTCAAGGCGACCGTGGTGGATTTCGACTCTGCCGATGCCTTAACCGCCTCCATGAGGGGACaagacgtcgtcatcgaTGCAACTGCGGCAGCGGACCCCCAGGTATCCATACGCCTGATGGATGCCGCGGCCAGCGCCGGCGTCAAGCGCTTCATCCCCTCCGAGTTCGGCATCGACCACACaaatcgcaaagtacggtCGCTGCCGGTGTTCCAAGGAAAGGACGCCGCAATGCATCATCTTCAGAAGCTTGCGGGCGATGGCAGGCTCTCCTTCACAGCGATCTCGAACTTCGCCTTCTTGGACTGGGGTCTCTGGACGGGCTTCTTGAACATCGATTTGGCGAACAAAAAAGTGGACCTGATGAACGACGGCAGCGTCCCGATGTATTGCACCGTCCTTTCCTCTGTGGCAACCGCAGTTGTCACCTCCATCCTCAAGTCGGAAGAGACCAAGAACCGCGTCTGTTACATCTACAACATCCACAAGAGCCAGGCGGAGATAGCGGCTTTGGCGCAGGAAGCCTTGGGTGCTGAGGGTTGGCAGACGACGAGCACGGATATGCACAAGGCTTTCGAGAATGCTCGCGCGGAGTGGTCTGCCGGCCACATCTCTCCCCAAGTCGCCGGCGACATAATTCGCTACGCGGCCTCGACTCCAGGCTTTGTCGAGAAACTCGAGCACGATGACAACGATCTTCTCAACGTCAGTCCTCTGACCGACGAAGAGGTGAAGCAGATCATCAAGGAAGTCTATCTGCAGGTCAAGGCGACCTGA
- a CDS encoding Retinol dehydrogenase, whose amino-acid sequence MVRFNTDTDLPDLTGKVILVTGGNVGLGKETITQFSKHNPAHIYLAARNESKALAAIQDIKKTVPNAAPITFLEVDLTSFESVKRAASEFRSKSETLHILVNNAGIMAWPPGTTKEGYEIQFGTNHMGHALLTKLLLPTLQHTAKTGPDKDVRIISLSSMAESWVPSDLYNFADIKTDMASAGTWARYGASKVANIHHAKALAKRYPEIRCVAVHPGAVSTNLVSGPAASWPIIKPLIGFASWLAFSSVSDGAKNQIWASVSPDAETGVFYWPVGVKGRDSKHAKDEELGEKLWEWTEKELEAYA is encoded by the coding sequence ATGGTGCGCTTCAACACGGATACGGATCTCCCTGATCTTACCGGCAAGGTCATTCTCGTCACCGGGGGcaacgtcggcctcggcaaggaGACCATCACCCAGTTCAGCAAACACAACCCTGCCCACATCTACCTCGCCGCCAGGAACGAGTCCAAGGCCCTGGCCGCCATCCAAGACATCAAAAAGACGGTGCCCAATGCCGCCCCCATCACcttcctcgaggtcgacctgACGTCGTTCGAGAGCGTCAAACGCGCCGCCAGCGAGTTCCGGTCCAAGTCCGAGACCCTGcacatcctcgtcaacaacgcGGGCATCATGGCCTGGCCGCCCGGCACCACCAAGGAGGGCTACGAGATCCAGTTCGGCACAAACCACATGGGCCACGCCCTCTTGAccaagctgctgctgcccacCCTGCAGCACACCGCCAAGACCGGCCCGGACAAGGATGTGCGCATCATCTCGCTTTCCTCCATGGCCGAGAGCTGGGTCCCCAGCGACCTCTACAACTTCGCCGACATCAAGACCGACATGGCATCGGCCGGGACCTGGGCCCGCTACGGCGCCTCCAAGGTCGCCAACATCCACCATGCCAAAGCGCTCGCCAAGCGGTACCCCGAGATCCGCTGCGTGGCCGTCCACCCGGGCGCCGTGAGCACGAACCTTGTCAGCGGTCCCGCCGCCAGCTGGCCCATCATCAAGCCCCTCATCGGCTTCGCCTCGTGGCTCGCCTTCTCGTCCGTGTCCGACGGCGCCAAGAACCAGATCTGGGCCTCGGTCAGCCCAGACGCTGAAACCGGCGTCTTCTACTGGCCGGTGGGTGTCAAGGGAAGGGACTCCAAGCACGCaaaggacgaggagctgggcgagaAGCTGTGGGAGTGGACTGAGAAGGAGCTGGAAGCGTATGCTTGA
- a CDS encoding Cellulose-binding protein, which produces MAPLQPQFRGTASLTQFPSKPRVFILTDITNEPDDAESFCRYLTYSNQFRTEGVVAVTSTWLKNKVAPQNLHGIVDAYEKVVDNINAHTHPGFPYPSAQSVRDLIKSGPPVYGMEAVGDDIPLSEGGELLLERLTAPEEDPLWVLVWGGVNVLAQVLHKTRDRPDAAKLREKLRVYTISDQDDCGGWIRQQWPDIFYICSVHGWNQYQCAAWTGISAPCSGDVGGPDGSKVTHEWVKENVQVGPLGAAYPDFEFIIEGDTPTFLYLVQNGLGVPEEPLYGSWGGRYIPANVSPKGLSSRGHFADAIDTVIGVDGKPHRSSQATIWRWRNAFQDDFAARMQWTLTSDFSKANHHPVVSVNGDSGLAPIRVEADAGGVVSLDASKSYDPDGDKLSFKWYQYREPSSLQTYHGLEVSDVEIKPSNDDGSKVEVKIAPADKSCIVFREKIPLERGLPLHVILEVKDNGTPSLTSYRRVIIQPVDRDFGLRR; this is translated from the exons ATGGCACCTTTACAACCGCAATTCAGAGGGACGGCGTCCCTCACTCAGTTCCCGTCGAAGCCGCGGGTCTTCATCTTGACGGATATCACCAACGAacccgacgatgccgagtcGTTCTGCCGATACCTCACCTACTCCAACCAGTTCCGCACCGAGGGCGTAGTCGCCGTCACGTCGACATGGCTCAAGAACAAGGTGGCACCCCAGAACCTCCACGGAATCGTTGACGCGTACGAGAAGGTCGTCGACAACATCAACGCCCACACCCACCCGGGCTTCCCCTACCCCTCGGCGCAGAGCGTGCGGGATCTGATCAAGTCTGGACCCCCG GTCTACGGCATGGAGGCagtcggcgacgacatcCCACTCAGCGAAGGGGGCGAATTGCTCCTCGAGCGGCTCACCGCGCCCGAGGAGGATCCGCTCTGGGTTCTCGTGTGGGGCGGCGTCAACGTGCTCGCCCAGGTCCTGCACAAGACCCGAGACCGGCCGGACGCGGCCAAGCTGCGCGAGAAGCTGCGCGTCTACACCATCTCCGACCAGGACGACTGCGGAGGCTGGATCCGGCAACAGTGGCCCGACATCTTTTACATCTGCTCCGTCCACGGCTGGAACCAGTACCAGTGCGCCGCGTGGACCGGGATCTCGGCTCCTTGCTCCGGCGACGTCGGAGGACCGGACGGCTCCAAGGTGACGCACGAATGGGTCAAGGAAAACGTTCAAGTCGGCCCCCTGGGGGCTGCGTACCCCGATTTTGAGTTCATCATCGAGGGCGACACGCCGACGTTCCTCTACCTTGTCCAAAatggcctcggcgtcccGGAAGAGCCGCTCTACGGATCTTGGGGAGGCCGGTACATCCCGGCCAACGTGAGCCCAAAGGGCCTGTCTTCCAGGGGGCACTTTGCCGATGCCATCGACACCGTCATCGGCGTGGACGGCAAGCCTCACAGGTCCAGCCAGGCCACCATCTGGCGCTGGAGGAACGCGTTCCAGGACGATTTTGCCGCGCGCATGCAATGGACTTTGACGTCGGATTTCAGCAAGGCCAACCACCACCCCGTCGTCTCGGTCAACGGCGACTCCGGCTTGGCGCCGATCCGCGTCGAGGCTGACGCCGGGGGCGTCGTCTCTCTCGATGCGTCCAAAAGCTACGATCCCGACGGCGACAAGCTCAGCTTCAAGTGGTACCAGTACCGCGAGCCCAGTTCGCTGCAGACGTACCATGGCCTCGAGGTGTCCGACGTGGAGATCAAGccctccaacgacgacggcagcaagGTAGAGGTGAAGATTGCCCCTGCGGACAAGTCCTGCATTGTGTTCAGGGAGAAGATCCCTCTCGAGCGCGGCCTCCCTCTCCACGTGATCCTCGAAGTCAAGGACAACGGCACGCCTTCTCTGACGAGCTATCGCAGAGTGATTATTCAACCCGTGGATAGGGACTTTGGGTTAAGGAGATAG
- a CDS encoding Maltose permease MAL31, with protein MATHHDGYEAEKVDSNAKHLELSADSQLAQAADFEDHELGIWKSFVRYPWASAWCVYACWTIILLSFDVQAAGAVVGIPEFRKDFGYAFEGDYVLPAVWQSSFSGAPVATAVISSIASAELADWIGRKKVLALALLISFVAVAIEFIATTNAIFFIGKLLNGFMVGAVGTIMVSYIGEITPLALRGIFTCGVGVAYGIGPLVAFIVINYTGTVQSRWAYRTVFCCQFGFAGVAAILWPFMPESPWWLVSKGKKEEALKSLGRLGHTGNEGRAKLALIERTLEEVREETEGVTYVECFKKSNLRRTIISIMPLIIQAFSGIAWVAGYFTYYLQLAGYSTSMSYQLQIAQPVLSIVGNLMAAAVIDRVGRRNLTFYGLGILTAFLLITGGLGTGTTQPMIKGTVAFILIYSWWYNVSIGSTAFSLLAETSTSRLRAKTVAIGYASQNSINVMWQFVIPYMFNPDKANLGAKTAFIFGGLCFFSLLYLWYFQPETGGRSYEELDEMFKKGVPARKFKTYKSTMQMRNEAAAQGVGH; from the exons ATGGCTACCCACCACGACGGCTATGAAGCCGAAAAAGTCGACTCCAACGCCAAGCACCTCGAACTGAGCGCCGACTCCCAGCTGGCCCAGGCGGCCGACTTTGAAGACCACGAGCTGGGCATCTGGAAGTCTTTCGTCCGCTACCCGTGGGCGTCCGCCTGGTGCGTCTACGCCTGCTGgaccatcatcctcctcagCTTCGACGTCCAGGCGGCgggggccgtcgtcggcatcccCGAGTTCCGCAAGGACTTTGGATACGCTTTCGAGGGCGACTACGTGCTCCCGGCCGTGTGGCAATCTTCCTTCAGCGGCGCCCCCGTTGCAAC CGCCGTCATCTCGTCTATTGCCTCGGCCGAGTTGGCGGACTGGATCGGGAGAAAAAaggtcctcgccctcgcccttctcaTATCCTTCGTCGCCGTTGCCATTGAGTTCATTGCCACCACCAATGCCATTTTTTTTATAGGAAAATTGCTTAATGGTTTCATGGTTGGCGCTGTCGGCACGATCATGGTCTCTTACATCGGCGAGATCACCCCCTTGGCTCTGCGCGGCATCTTCACCTGCGGCGTTGGCGTAGCGTACGGCATCGGCCCCCTGGTCGCTttcatcgtcatcaactACACGGGGACGGTCCAGTCTCGCTGGGCGTACCGTACGGTCTTCTGCTGTCAGTTCGGGTTTGCAGGAGTTGCGGCCATTCTCTGGCCATTCATGCCCGA GTCCCCGTGGTGGCTCGTCTcaaagggaaagaaagaagaggcCCTCAAGAGCCTAGGCAGACTTGGCCACACCGGCAATGAAGGACGGGCGAAGCTTGCTCTCATCGAACGCACGTTGGAAGAGGTCCGCGAGGAGACGGAAGGCGTCACATATGTAGAGTGCTTCAAAAAGTCCAACCTGCGACGAACAatcatcagcatcatgcCCTTGATCATCCAGGCTTTCAGCGGCATCGCATGG GTTGCCGGTTACTTCACTTATTACCTTCAACTCGCTGGCTACTCTACCTCAATGAGCTACCAGCTTCAGATTGCCCAACCCGTTCTCTCCATTGTCGGCAACCTGATGGCTGCCGCTGTCATTGACAGAGTAGGCCGGAGAAACCTCACGTTCTATGGCCTGGGCATCCTCACGGCGTTCCTCCTCATCACGGGAGGGCTAGGGACAGGCACCACCCAACCCATGATAAAGGGAACCGTGGCTTTCATTCTCATCTACAGCTGGTGGTACAACGTCTCCATCGGGTCGACCgccttctctctccttgCCGAAACCTCGACATCGCGGCTCCGGGCCAAGACCGTCGCCATCGGGTACGCGTCGCAGAACTCGATCAACGTCATGTGGCAGTTTGTGATCCCTTACATGTTCAACCCGGACAAGGCCAACCTGGGCGCCAAGACCGCCTTCATCTTTGGCGGGCTGTGCTTCTTCTCGCTGCTCTACCTCTGGTACTTCCAGCCCGAGACCGGCGGCCGCTCGTACGAAGAGCTCGATGAGATGTTCAAGAAGGGCGTTCCGGCCAGGAAGTTCAAGACGTACAAGTCCACCATGCAGATGCGGAACGAGGCCGCTGCGCAAGGTGTCGGTCATTGA
- a CDS encoding short chain dehydrogenase, producing MSSPPSMLSSSVSGRHEELFRALRSFRALEALARRGWPRFILSLLLGMAAIRRASSLLSLAALNNFTRDKYDWRRELVVVTGGSGGLGDGLVRKLAKNCVKVISLDIVPPRDPLPSNAYFYKTDITSSTSVKEAADQIRRDHGEPTVLVNNAAVMPIASILDETEEQIRRVFDVNIVASFLLIKEFIPSMIRNNHGHVVNIASMASFVTGANNVDYACSKAGTLALHEGLTQELRHRYRAPKVRTSIVHPTYIRTALIEKVHAAGPFKSQLLEPEPVVDAIFKQIMSGRSGHVYLPEKHRRVVGLRGWPFWAQEALRNAQKDVLLY from the exons ATGTCTTCTCCGCCAAGTATGCTGTCCAGTAGCGTGTCCGGGAGGCACGAGGAGCTGTTCCGGGCTTTGAGATCCTTCCGGGCCCTGGAGGCGTTGGCCCGGCGGGGCTGGCCCCGGTTCATTTTGTCCCTCTTGCTGGGCATGGCAGCCATCAGGCGGGCGAGCAGCTTGCTGAGCCTCGCCGCTCTCAACAACTTCACCCGAGACAAGTACGACTGGAGGCGGGAGCTGGTGGTCGTCACCGGCGGTtccggcggcctcggcgatggacTTGTCCGGAAGCTGGCAAAGAACTGCGTCAAGGTGATCAGTCTCGACATCGTTCCGCCGAGGGACCCGCTGC CGTCGAACGCGTACTTTTACAAAACAGACATCACAAGCTCCACGTCCGTCAAGGAAGCCGCAGACCAAATCCGCCGGGACCATGGCGAGCCAACGGTGCTCGTCAACAACGCGGCAGTCATGCCGATAGCGTCCATCCTcgacgagaccgaggagCAGATCCGTCGCGTGTTTGACGTCAACATCGTGGCCAGCTTCCTGCTGATCAAGGAGTTCATCCCCTCCATGATCAGGAACAACCACGGCCATGTCGTCAACATTGCGAGCATGGCAAGCTTCGTCACCGGCGCGAACAACGTGGACTACGCGTGTTCCAAGGCCGGCACCCTGGCCCTGCACGAGGGCTTGACGCAGGAGTTGCGCCATCGCTACAGGGCGCCCAAAGTCCGCACGAG CATTGTCCACCCAACCTACATCAGAACAGCCCTGATCGAGAAGGTTCACGCCGCGGGGCCCTTCAAGTCGCAACTACTGGAGCCCGAACCTGTCGTGGATGCCATTTTCAAACAGATCATGTCTGGGCGCAGCGGCCATGTGTATCTGCCGGAGAAGCACCGTAGGGTTGTCGGGTTGCGAGGCTGGCCCTTTTGGGCTCAGGAGGCGCTGAGAAACGCGCAGAAGGATGTTCTTTTGTATTAG
- a CDS encoding Alpha beta hydrolase, whose amino-acid sequence MGYTIEDAFIPSSRDGCKIAISIYKPDGVKRPMPTVVMAHGIGAIKAAGLSPFASEFTSEGYAAVTFDYVGFGESEGTPRNVLDVRRQLQDFRDVVRWAREPEQGGWVDAARLVAWGSSFGGMHTTALVAEDHGLAAGIAQCPLVDGRAGAMKMPLGRSLRLAAAAVADIVGAYLLGAREPRYVDLVSDGSTTAVMASKEAAEGWARLTPRHGEEWPNIIAGRSLLNIMMSRPLLQVHKSTRPYLIVLPTWDHEASLDAAEECVRRAPLGECLRVEGGHFDLYEGGVAYEKNIAGQKLFLRRVLRQEAATG is encoded by the coding sequence ATGGGATACACCATAGAAGACGCCTTCATCCCATCAAGCCGCGACGGGTGCAAGATTGCAATCTCCATCTACAAGCCCGACGGGGTCAAACGGCCGATGCCGACCGTCGTGATGGCGCACGGCATCGGGGCCATCAAGGCGGCCGGCCTGTCCCCGTTCGCGAGCGAGTTCACCTCGGAGGGCTACGCCGCCGTCACGTTCGACTACGTCGGCTTCGGGGAGAGCGAGGGCACGCCGCGGAACGTGCTCGACGTGCGGCGCCAGCTCCAGGACTTCCGGGACGTCGTGCGCTGGGCGCGCGAGCCCGAGCAGGGCGGctgggtcgacgccgcccgcctcgtcgcGTGGGGCAGCAGCTTCGGCGGCATGCACACCACGGCCCTGGTGGCCGAGGACCAcgggctggcggcgggcaTCGCGCAGTGTCCCCTCGTGGACGGGCGCGCCGGCGCGATGAAGATGCCCCTGGGCCGGTCCCTGAGgctggccgccgcggccgtcgccgacatcgtgGGGGCGTACTTACTGGGCGCCAGGGAGCCGCGGTACGTGGACCTGGTCAGCGACGGCTCGACCACGGCGGTCATGGCCTCGAaagaggcggcggagggctGGGCCCGCTTGACGCCCAGGCACGGCGAGGAGTGGCCCAACATCATCGCCGGGCGCTCCCTGCTGAACATCATGATGTCTCGGCCGCTGCTTCAGGTCCACAAGAGCACGCGCCCGTACCTGATCGTTCTGCCGACATGGGACCACGAGGCGTCGTTGGACGCTGCCGAAGAATGCGTGAGGCGGGCACCTCTAGGAGAGTGCTTGAGGGTCGAAGGCGGGCACTTCGACTTGTACGAGGGCGGTGTTGCGTACGAGAAGAACATTGCAGGCCAGAAACTCTTTCTACGACGAGTTTTGCGTCAGGAGGCCGCCACGGGGTGA
- a CDS encoding cellulase, which yields MGRLSNLTLLLFRESRYLAETLVGSCPLGKVQLPLSSLGGGDGEGQMNHFVQTSKLNMFRLPVSWQFLVNNQPGGQLDANNFGRYDQVMQKCLATGAHCMVDIHNFARWDGGIIGQGGPTDDQFVSLWTQLAQRYKADERVVFELMNEPHDLDVALWAATCQKAVAAIRRAGAASQMILLPGTNFNSAEFFVSSGSADALAAITNPDGSTDNLVLDVHKYLDENNSGTHKLCTTDNVESFRKVAEFLRSKGRKGLVSETGASNDASCFTSFCAQNTFINQNSDVFIGLVGWAAGSFDANYVLSLTPKKSGNGGYADNDLMKQCVLDTWANTEQNVSAPARSASQSQSQPAVSAMPTKASSSAPTAIPVTAPARSSEEQGIAPPTTIVSMPSTLLVDPSTPTPPTPTGPRRNGTTTTRPPSVPTAAGSRMEMGGTFLGLGLVLALLL from the exons ATGGGACGACTTTCTAACCTAACCCTTTTGCTGTTCAGGGAGTCGCGATATCTGGCGGAGACTTTGGTT GGAAGTTGTCCCCTGGGCAAGGTCCAGCTGCCTCTCAGCTCACTCGGAGGTGGTGACGGAGAAGGCCAGATGAACCATTTTGTTCAGACCAGCAAGCTCAACATGTTCCGACTGC CCGTGAGTTGGCAGTTCCTCGTCAACAACCAACCCGGCGGACAGCTCGACGCCAACAACTTCGGCCGCTACGACCAGGTCATGCAGAAGTGCCTCGCGACGGGCGCCCACTGCATGGTCGACATCCACAACTTCGCGCGGTGggacggcggcatcatcggccAGGGCGGACCGACCGACGACCAGTTCGTCTCGCTGTGGACGCAGCTCGCGCAGCGGTACAAGGCCGACGAGAGGGTCGTCTTCGAGCTCATGAACGAGCCgcacgacctcgacgtcgccctctGGGCCGCGACCTGCcagaaggccgtcgccgccatccgccgcgccggcgccgcgtcCCAGATGATCCTGCTGCCCGGCACCAACTTCAACTCGGCCGAGTTCTTCgtcagcagcggcagcgccgacgccctcgccgccatcacgaACCCCGACGGCTCGACCgacaacctcgtcctcgacgtccacaagtacctcgacgagaacaaCAGCGGCACCCACAAGCTGTGCACGACCGACAACGTTGAGAGCTTCAGGAAGGTGGCCGAGTTCCTCAGGTCCAAGGGCCGCAAGGGGCTGGTGAGCGAGACGGGCGCCTCGAACGATGCCTCG TGCTTCACGAGCTTTTGCGCCCAAAACACCTTCATCAACCAGAACTCGGACGTCTTCATCGGTCTCGTCGGATGGGCCGCCGGCAGCTTCGACGCCAACTACGTCCTCAGCCTGACGCCCAAGAAATCCGGCAACGGGGGTTACGCCGACAACGACCTGATGAAGCAGTGCGTGCTCGACACGTGGGCGAACACGGAGCAGAACGTGTCGGCCCCGGCCAGGTCCGCGTCCCAGTCTCAGTCTCAGCCCGCCGTTTCCGCGATGCCCACCAAGGCGTCGAGCTCCGCGCCCACTGCGATCCCGGTCACGGCGCCCGCGAGGAGCAGCGAGGAACAGGGCATCGCTCCCCCGACGACCATCGTCAGCATGCCGAGCACGCTGCTGGTAGACCCGtccacgccgacgccgccgacgccaaccGGTCCACGGAGAAACGGGACGACGACCACGCGCCCGCCCTCCGTTCCAACGGCTGCGGGGTCGCGGATGGAGATGGGCGGCACCTTTTTGGGTCTTGGTCTAGTGCTCGCCCTGCTTCTGTGA
- a CDS encoding glyoxalase, which yields MAPSDDQSSSSPLLDHIVILLPHQVLASLPSWISSEFTILTGGRHADGRTENKLVIFADGTYLELISFVEGLSKEERLKHKWGPKPDGTVIDWAYSLKEESGFAAIQEHVREAQSVAVYDDPVPGGRIRPDGTELKWAVALPAGAGAGAGSDGAVERGELPFWCFDRTPRELRVPNHVAENTRHPSGALGVHSLAVDVDREELKRAYAGINGRAGEGDDGGRWAFDVPVRQFDDPRHLHVETVSGERGPSIRLSLYTAAGTPKRTIAGDLGGGVSVAIDLVPVSGGSS from the coding sequence ATGGCCCCGTCGGACGACCagagctcgagctcgcccctcctcgaccacatcgtcatcctcctcccccaccaagtcctcgcctccctcccctcctgGATCTCATCCGAGTTCACCATCCTCACGGGAGGCCGccacgccgacggccgcacCGAGAACAAGCTCGTCAtcttcgccgacggcacctaCCTCGAGCTCATCTCcttcgtcgagggcctcagCAAGGAAGAGCGCCTGAAGCACAAGTGGGGTCCGAAACCGgacggcaccgtcatcgACTGGGCCTACTCTCTCAAGGAGGAATCCGGCTTCGCCGCAATCCAGGAGCACGTGCGCGAAGCCCAGTCCGTAGCCGTCTACGATGACCCAGTTCCGGGGGGAAGAATCCGACCGGACGGCACGGAGCTGAAGTGGGCCGTGGCGctcccggccggcgccggagccggggCTGGGTCGGACGGAGCGGTGGAGAGGGGCGAGCTGCCGTTTTGGTGCTTCGACCGGACGCCGCGGGAGCTGCGCGTGCCCAACCACGTCGCGGAGAACACGAGGCACCCGAGCGGCGCGCTCGGCGTCCACTCCCTGGCCGTGGACGTGGACCGGGAGGAGCTCAAGAGGGCGTACGCCGGGATCAACGGCCGGGCCGgggagggcgacgacggcggccggtgGGCGTTTGACGTGCCCGTCCGCCAGTTCGACGACCCGAGACACCTTCACGTCGAGACGGTTTCTGGCGAGCGGGGCCCGTCGATCCGCCTGTCCCTGTacacggcggcggggacgcCGAAGCGGACCATCgcgggcgacctcggcggcggcgtctctGTCGCCATCGACCTGGTTCCCGTTTCTGGGGGTTCCTCTTGA